A portion of the Liberibacter crescens BT-1 genome contains these proteins:
- a CDS encoding DNA recombination protein RmuC — translation MTVSFEIFILIGIFLLILSLSFIKVMHFVRKEQNKESIQEKDSETRILELIAQFQAEMQGRLSTIIEVFGKRDSEFTQTFSQHLEGLSQRVGSTLVEQTKTTNENLRRLQERLAIIDVAQNNIQNLAKDIVSLQTILSNKQTRGAFGQSRMENIIIDALPIGTYTFQPTLSNGSRPDCTVKMPNNAPTLVIDAKFPLEAWNAMRETGENISKTKFRRDIETHIRDISKKYLIPGETQDIAFMFVPSESIFAEIHENFEKLIQTAYRARVIIVSPSILMLSIQVIQILLRDYRMREQASLIQIEVTNLIEDILLMDKQTHKLQEHFVHLQKDISLILTSSEKLIKRASKIESIELSTDNQPHKDTNP, via the coding sequence GTGACAGTATCCTTTGAAATATTTATACTTATTGGAATATTTTTATTAATTTTATCTCTATCTTTTATTAAAGTAATGCATTTCGTTCGGAAGGAACAGAACAAAGAAAGCATACAAGAAAAAGACTCTGAAACTAGAATATTAGAACTCATCGCTCAATTCCAAGCCGAAATGCAAGGACGTCTTTCCACAATAATAGAAGTATTTGGAAAAAGAGATTCAGAGTTTACACAAACTTTCAGCCAACACCTCGAAGGACTTTCACAACGAGTGGGAAGTACTTTGGTAGAACAAACAAAAACAACAAATGAAAACCTTCGTAGACTTCAAGAGCGTTTAGCAATCATTGATGTAGCACAAAATAATATTCAAAATTTAGCAAAAGACATTGTCAGCTTACAAACAATTCTCTCAAACAAACAAACAAGAGGTGCATTTGGACAATCCCGCATGGAAAACATCATCATTGATGCTTTACCTATAGGAACTTACACATTTCAGCCTACTCTTTCTAACGGATCACGCCCAGATTGTACAGTAAAAATGCCAAATAATGCACCAACTTTGGTAATTGATGCAAAATTCCCATTAGAGGCATGGAATGCCATGCGTGAAACAGGTGAAAATATATCAAAAACAAAATTTCGTCGAGATATTGAAACCCATATCCGGGATATTTCTAAAAAATATTTAATACCAGGAGAAACCCAAGACATAGCATTTATGTTCGTACCGTCAGAATCAATATTTGCTGAAATCCATGAAAATTTTGAAAAACTAATTCAAACAGCCTATCGCGCAAGAGTTATTATCGTATCACCCTCGATATTGATGCTATCAATTCAAGTGATCCAAATTCTTCTACGTGACTATCGAATGCGTGAACAGGCAAGTCTTATTCAAATCGAAGTGACCAACCTTATTGAAGATATCTTGCTTATGGATAAGCAAACACATAAACTACAAGAACATTTTGTGCATCTTCAAAAAGATATCAGCCTGATATTAACTTCTTCAGAAAAATTAATAAAACGTGCTTCAAAAATTGAATCAATAGAATTGTCTACAGATAACCAACCTCATAAAGATACTAACCCTTAA